GTACCAGGCAAAGCCGTCGTAGCCGGGGTAGCCCTCATTCTCCCAGGCCCCGGGCACTGCAATTTTTTCCCACGCCGAATCATCAAAGTCCGGATCGGCATAACTGGAATCGTCGCCGATTTCAAATTTCCAAAACCCGGCGAGATCGAGTGCCTGCCGCCAATCTTGGGCGCGGCCTTCCGCCACGAAGTTGAATGTCGCCAAAAGCATGAGGACCAACATGCGGGCGGAGTTTTTACGGTTCATAAGTTATCCAATGAATTTGTATCCAATGCCGTGAACAGTGATAATAAAATCCGGATTTGCCGGATCGCGTTCCAATTTTTTGCGTAGCTTCAAAACGTGATTATCGACGGTGCGCGTGGTTGGGCTGACCTCGTGTCCCCAAACCTGCTCCAAGAGATCGTCACGCTTCACCGTGTTGCCGCGATTGGTGATGAGGTAGTGCAGAATTTCGAACTCTTTTGGCGTCATTTCGATTTCATTGCCCTCTTTGGTCGCGCGATAATGTTTGAAATCCAATTGCACATCGCCCAAGGCAAAGCTGTCTCTCGCCTCGTCAGGAGCAGCCCCGCCGCGCCGCAAAGCCGCATGCACGCGCGCCAACAGCTCGCGCAAGCTGAACGGCTTGGTGATATAATCGTCAGCGCCCAATTCCAAGCCCAGCACTTTATCGATTTCCTGGCCGCGCGCGGTGAGCATGATGATCGGCATTTTTCTGCCTTTTGCGCGCAGTTCGCGGCAAATATCATAACCGGACATTTGCGGCAGCATGATGTCGAGCAGAATCAAATCGAACGA
The sequence above is a segment of the Cytophagia bacterium CHB2 genome. Coding sequences within it:
- a CDS encoding glycoside hydrolase, whose protein sequence is MNRKNSARMLVLMLLATFNFVAEGRAQDWRQALDLAGFWKFEIGDDSSYADPDFDDSAWEKIAVPGAWENEGYPGYDGFAWYRVRFSLPEKAMGRTLHLHLGRIDDADEVYLNGHLIGYQGRMPPWPETAYHIARRYLLPPSFLKDHDNLIAVR
- a CDS encoding response regulator transcription factor, with the protein product MATILIIEDEPDMARGLQDNLVFDGHEVTIEDNGQQGLQRALTESFDLILLDIMLPQMSGYDICRELRAKGRKMPIIMLTARGQEIDKVLGLELGADDYITKPFSLRELLARVHAALRRGGAAPDEARDSFALGDVQLDFKHYRATKEGNEIEMTPKEFEILHYLITNRGNTVKRDDLLEQVWGHEVSPTTRTVDNHVLKLRKKLERDPANPDFIITVHGIGYKFIG